In Pseudomonas fluorescens, one genomic interval encodes:
- the fdhD gene encoding formate dehydrogenase accessory sulfurtransferase FdhD, translated as MNAKRPTCAAPALETPAPAASQTYSYSDLPLVESASTALAEEVALAIAYNGISQAVMLVTPTDLEDFIVGFSLGSGIIEDASDIYDLQLTGAGSAQYAQVTIANRAFWNLKQQRRQLAGTSGCGLCGVEAVEQALPDLKVLPGAPLPPAAWLDGLRQRIGAFQPLGQHCGAVHAAVFMNASGELLLGREDIGRHNALDKLIGGLIRQKISTEGGLAIVTSRCSLELIQKVLRAGIQTLVSLSAPTGLAVQWARRHNLNLIHLPQKNAPRVYSPAMENQA; from the coding sequence ATGAACGCCAAGCGCCCAACTTGCGCGGCGCCTGCACTCGAAACGCCCGCGCCCGCCGCCAGCCAGACCTACAGCTACAGCGATCTGCCCCTCGTGGAATCGGCCAGCACCGCGCTCGCCGAGGAAGTCGCGTTGGCGATCGCCTACAACGGCATCAGTCAGGCGGTGATGCTGGTGACGCCGACGGATCTGGAAGATTTCATCGTCGGTTTCAGCCTTGGCAGCGGCATCATCGAAGACGCCAGCGACATTTATGACCTGCAACTGACCGGCGCGGGCTCGGCGCAATACGCGCAGGTGACCATCGCCAACCGCGCGTTCTGGAACCTCAAGCAACAGCGCCGACAACTGGCCGGCACCAGCGGTTGCGGGCTGTGCGGCGTCGAGGCGGTGGAACAGGCCTTGCCTGACCTCAAAGTGTTGCCCGGCGCACCGTTGCCGCCCGCTGCCTGGCTCGACGGTCTGCGCCAGCGCATCGGGGCATTTCAGCCGCTCGGTCAGCACTGCGGCGCAGTACACGCGGCGGTGTTCATGAACGCCAGCGGTGAATTGCTGCTGGGCCGTGAAGACATCGGCCGGCACAACGCCCTCGACAAACTGATTGGCGGGCTGATCCGCCAGAAGATTTCCACAGAAGGCGGCCTGGCGATTGTCACCAGCCGTTGCAGTCTCGAATTGATCCAGAAAGTTTTACGCGCCGGCATCCAGACTCTGGTCAGCCTGTCCGCGCCCACGGGCCTTGCCGTGCAATGGGCCCGTCGCCACAACCTCAATCTCATCCACCTGCCGCAGAAGAATGCGCCGCGGGTCTACAGCCCAGCGATGGAGAATCAAGCGTGA
- the lysM gene encoding peptidoglycan-binding protein LysM, which yields MSLLSFVKEAGEKLIDLLTPGNANASEQLKEHIDKVGLGNPNVQATVDGDKVTVKGEVASQEEKEKILLTLGNIAGIGSVDDQITVTGPVVVAAEFVEVKAGDTLSAISLRVYGNANQYQKIFDANKPMLKDVNKIYPGQKLRIPK from the coding sequence ATGAGTCTGTTGAGCTTTGTGAAAGAGGCCGGTGAAAAGCTGATCGACCTGCTGACCCCGGGTAATGCCAATGCCAGCGAACAGTTGAAGGAACATATCGACAAGGTCGGTCTGGGCAACCCAAATGTTCAGGCGACTGTGGACGGCGACAAAGTCACGGTTAAGGGTGAAGTCGCGAGTCAGGAGGAGAAAGAAAAAATTCTTCTGACTTTGGGCAACATTGCCGGGATTGGCAGTGTTGACGACCAGATTACGGTGACAGGGCCAGTAGTGGTGGCTGCGGAATTTGTCGAGGTGAAGGCAGGTGACACGCTCAGTGCGATCTCTCTGCGGGTTTATGGCAATGCCAACCAGTACCAGAAAATCTTCGACGCCAACAAACCGATGCTCAAGGATGTGAACAAGATCTATCCGGGCCAGAAGCTTCGTATTCCGAAGTAA
- the yrfG gene encoding GMP/IMP nucleotidase, translating into MPSLPWSDIDTVLLDMDGTLLDLHFDNHFWLEHLPQRYAELHGVSRAMADMELQPLFERHAGQLQWYCLDFWSAELKLSVRELKLETAHLIALRPDADTFLQAIKKAGKRVIMITNAHRDSLSLKLERIELAPYFERLISSHDYGYPKENPQFWDALQADIDFDPARSLFIDDTLPILRSAREFGVTHLLAVKEPDSRKGPKDTAEFAAVEDYRDLIRGL; encoded by the coding sequence ATGCCTTCTTTACCGTGGTCTGACATCGATACCGTCCTGCTGGACATGGACGGTACGTTGCTGGATCTGCACTTCGACAACCATTTCTGGCTGGAACACCTGCCGCAACGCTACGCCGAACTGCACGGGGTGAGCCGGGCCATGGCCGACATGGAGTTGCAGCCGCTGTTCGAGCGCCATGCCGGGCAACTGCAGTGGTACTGCCTGGATTTCTGGAGTGCCGAACTGAAGCTCTCGGTGCGTGAACTCAAACTGGAAACCGCGCACCTGATCGCGCTGCGTCCGGATGCAGACACCTTTCTGCAGGCGATCAAAAAAGCCGGCAAACGGGTGATCATGATCACCAACGCCCACCGCGATTCCCTCTCACTGAAACTGGAACGGATCGAACTGGCGCCGTACTTCGAGCGGCTGATCAGCTCCCACGATTACGGTTATCCCAAGGAGAACCCGCAGTTCTGGGATGCCTTGCAGGCGGATATCGATTTTGATCCGGCACGCAGTCTTTTCATCGACGATACGTTGCCGATTCTGCGTAGTGCGCGGGAGTTTGGCGTGACGCATTTGTTGGCGGTGAAAGAGCCGGACAGTCGCAAGGGGCCGAAGGACACCGCCGAGTTTGCGGCGGTTGAAGACTACCGCGATTTGATTCGGGGACTCTAG
- the nudE gene encoding ADP compounds hydrolase NudE has product MRQKPTVLAREIVATSRLFCVEELKLRFSNGVERTYERLVGKGAGYGAVMIVAMLDSEHAVLVEEYCGGTDEYELSLPKGLIEPGEDVLAAAERELKEEAGFGARQLEHLTELSLSPGYMSQKIQVVLATDLYEERLEGDEPEPMRVDKVNLRELAALAQNPQFTEGRALAALYLARDLLTQRGFFQS; this is encoded by the coding sequence ATGCGCCAGAAACCCACTGTACTCGCCCGCGAGATTGTCGCCACCAGTCGTCTGTTTTGCGTCGAAGAACTGAAGCTGCGTTTTTCCAATGGCGTGGAACGCACTTACGAGCGTCTGGTCGGCAAAGGCGCGGGTTATGGCGCGGTGATGATTGTGGCGATGCTCGACAGCGAACACGCGGTGCTGGTCGAGGAATACTGCGGCGGCACTGACGAGTACGAACTGTCCCTGCCCAAAGGCTTGATCGAGCCGGGTGAAGATGTGCTGGCAGCGGCCGAGCGCGAACTCAAGGAGGAGGCCGGTTTCGGCGCGCGCCAGCTGGAACATCTGACCGAGTTGTCGCTGTCGCCCGGTTACATGAGCCAGAAGATCCAGGTGGTGTTGGCCACCGATTTGTACGAGGAGCGTCTGGAGGGCGACGAGCCGGAGCCGATGCGCGTCGACAAGGTCAACCTGCGTGAACTGGCGGCGCTGGCGCAAAACCCGCAGTTTACCGAAGGCCGTGCCCTGGCGGCGCTGTATCTGGCGCGTGATCTGCTGACGCAGCGCGGGTTCTTTCAGTCATGA
- the cysQ gene encoding 3'(2'),5'-bisphosphate nucleotidase CysQ, translating to MSMKFSHPLMAPVVELALQAGEAILPFWRSGVEVTAKSDDSPVTAADMAAHHVIVAGLTALDSSIPILSEEDANIPQSVRAGWQRWWLVDPLDGTKEFISGSEEFTVNIALIENGRVVFGVVTMPTNGRFYVGGAGLGAWRGDKGGSPVAIQVREVLAPGEAFTVVASRRHSSPEQERLLAGLSASLGELQLANIGSSLKFCLLAEGAADCYPRLAPTSQWDTAAAQGVLEGAGGEVLDLQGEAFCYPARESLLNEFFLALPAKAAWRSRLLELARG from the coding sequence ATGTCGATGAAGTTTTCCCATCCGTTGATGGCGCCGGTGGTTGAGCTGGCGTTGCAGGCTGGCGAGGCGATTCTGCCGTTCTGGCGCTCTGGCGTGGAGGTCACCGCCAAGTCCGATGATTCACCGGTGACCGCAGCGGACATGGCCGCGCACCATGTCATCGTCGCCGGGCTGACCGCGCTGGACTCCAGTATTCCGATTCTGTCCGAGGAAGACGCCAACATTCCGCAGAGCGTGCGCGCCGGGTGGCAGCGCTGGTGGCTGGTGGATCCGCTGGATGGCACCAAGGAGTTCATCAGCGGCAGTGAGGAATTTACCGTGAACATCGCCCTGATCGAAAACGGGCGGGTGGTGTTTGGCGTGGTGACGATGCCGACCAATGGCCGGTTCTATGTCGGCGGAGCCGGTCTCGGCGCGTGGCGTGGGGACAAAGGTGGTTCGCCGGTGGCGATTCAGGTGCGTGAGGTGCTCGCGCCCGGTGAAGCGTTCACCGTGGTGGCGAGCCGTCGGCACTCGAGTCCGGAGCAAGAGCGGCTGCTTGCCGGTCTGAGCGCCAGTTTGGGCGAGTTGCAACTGGCAAACATCGGCAGTTCGTTGAAGTTTTGTCTGTTGGCTGAAGGGGCGGCGGATTGCTACCCAAGACTGGCGCCGACGTCGCAATGGGACACCGCGGCGGCGCAGGGCGTGCTCGAAGGTGCTGGCGGCGAAGTGTTGGATCTGCAGGGCGAAGCGTTCTGTTATCCGGCGCGGGAATCGCTGCTCAATGAGTTCTTTCTGGCGTTGCCGGCGAAGGCGGCGTGGCGTTCAAGATTGCTGGAACTGGCTCGGGGGTAA
- a CDS encoding YiiD C-terminal domain-containing protein, producing the protein MSRDSRYLESVLHHDIPLTREMGLKVLAWHEQQLSLHLPLEPNVNHKSTMFGGSLYCGAVLAGWGWLHLRLKEEGIDDGHIVIQEGQISYPLPVTDDATAICPPPEAAVWKKFLAMYQRYGRARLTLNTRIVNAGSDENAVTFSGQYVLHR; encoded by the coding sequence ATGAGCCGCGACAGTCGCTATCTGGAGTCGGTGCTGCATCACGACATTCCCCTGACCCGCGAGATGGGCCTCAAGGTCCTCGCCTGGCACGAGCAGCAGTTGAGCCTGCACCTGCCGCTGGAGCCGAACGTCAATCACAAAAGCACCATGTTCGGCGGCAGCCTCTATTGTGGCGCGGTGCTGGCGGGCTGGGGCTGGCTGCATTTGCGCCTGAAGGAAGAAGGCATCGACGACGGGCACATCGTGATTCAGGAAGGCCAGATCAGTTATCCGCTGCCCGTGACCGATGATGCCACAGCGATTTGTCCGCCACCGGAAGCGGCGGTCTGGAAGAAGTTTCTGGCGATGTATCAGCGTTATGGGCGCGCACGGTTGACGCTCAATACGCGAATCGTCAACGCCGGCAGTGATGAGAATGCAGTGACGTTCAGCGGGCAATACGTTCTGCACCGCTGA
- a CDS encoding sigma-54-dependent transcriptional regulator, whose translation MTIDNRIQVVLIDDDPHLRQALGQTLDLAGLKILPLSEAKGLAGQLERDWPGVVVSDIRMPGMDGLELLSELHAQDPELPVLLITGHGDVPLAVQAMRAGAYDFLEKPFASDALLDSVRRALALRRLVLDNRSLRLALSDRNELSARLVGHSAPMLRLREQIGALAATKADVLILGETGAGKEVVARALHDLSSRRNGPFVAINAGALAESVVESELFGHEPGAFTGAQKRRIGKFEFANGGTLFLDEIESMSMDVQVKLLRMLQERVVERLGGNQLIPLDIRVIAATKEDLRQAADQGRFRADLYYRLNVAPLRIPPLRERGEDALVLFQHYADEASARHGLPPHELQPAQRALLLRHTWPGNVRELQNAAERFALGLELALDNSGNEGGGTSVEVISGGLSEQVENFEKSLIAAELARSHSSVRSLAEALGIPRKTLHDKLRKHGLNFADSNAHGDEAE comes from the coding sequence ATGACCATCGACAATCGCATTCAGGTGGTGTTGATCGACGACGATCCGCACCTGCGTCAGGCCCTCGGCCAGACCCTGGACCTGGCCGGGCTGAAAATCCTTCCGCTGTCCGAAGCCAAAGGTCTGGCCGGGCAACTGGAGCGTGACTGGCCCGGCGTGGTGGTCAGCGACATCCGCATGCCGGGCATGGACGGCCTGGAACTGTTAAGCGAATTGCACGCTCAGGATCCGGAGCTGCCGGTGCTGCTGATCACCGGCCACGGCGACGTGCCGTTGGCGGTGCAGGCGATGCGTGCCGGCGCCTATGACTTTCTGGAAAAGCCGTTCGCCAGCGACGCGCTGCTCGACAGCGTGCGCCGCGCCCTGGCTCTGCGCCGGCTGGTGCTGGACAACCGCAGCCTGCGCCTGGCCCTGAGCGATCGCAACGAACTGAGCGCACGCCTGGTCGGCCACTCGGCGCCGATGCTGCGCCTGCGCGAGCAGATCGGCGCGCTGGCGGCGACCAAGGCGGATGTGTTGATCCTCGGTGAAACCGGCGCTGGCAAAGAGGTCGTGGCCCGTGCGCTGCACGATTTGTCGAGCCGGCGCAACGGCCCGTTCGTGGCGATCAACGCCGGGGCGCTGGCCGAATCGGTGGTCGAAAGTGAGCTGTTCGGGCATGAGCCAGGCGCGTTTACCGGCGCGCAGAAACGCCGGATCGGCAAGTTCGAATTCGCCAACGGCGGCACGCTGTTCCTCGATGAAATCGAAAGCATGAGCATGGACGTGCAGGTGAAACTGCTGCGCATGCTGCAAGAGCGCGTGGTCGAACGTCTGGGTGGTAATCAGCTGATCCCGCTGGACATCCGCGTCATCGCCGCGACCAAGGAAGACCTGCGTCAAGCCGCTGATCAGGGACGATTCCGCGCCGACTTGTATTACCGCCTGAACGTTGCACCGCTGCGCATTCCGCCACTGCGCGAACGCGGCGAGGACGCGCTGGTGTTGTTCCAGCATTACGCCGATGAAGCCAGCGCCCGCCACGGTTTGCCGCCTCACGAACTGCAACCGGCGCAACGCGCATTGCTGCTGCGCCACACCTGGCCGGGCAATGTGCGCGAACTGCAGAACGCTGCCGAGCGCTTCGCCCTCGGTCTGGAACTGGCGCTGGATAACAGTGGAAACGAAGGCGGCGGCACCAGCGTGGAAGTCATCAGTGGTGGCCTGAGCGAGCAAGTGGAAAACTTCGAGAAGTCGTTGATTGCCGCCGAGCTGGCGCGCTCGCACAGTTCGGTGCGCAGCCTCGCCGAAGCCCTGGGTATTCCGCGCAAGACCCTGCACGACAAACTGCGCAAGCACGGCTTGAATTTCGCCGACAGTAACGCCCATGGAGACGAAGCCGAATGA
- a CDS encoding sensor histidine kinase: MKPTLPRRPRWRSLALLALCLAPLLWPLEHLAERYYRSELAGQNRQTLDLYVANLLGTLHRYEVLPQILGDLPALRAVLGAPDDGVTQGNANRLLKNIAAQTGAEVMYLMDTSGQTLAASNWDKHDSFVGRNFAFRPYFSEAMAGRLGRFFGLGTTSAKRGYFFAAAVRNGEKIIGVLVIKVDLDHTESLWGKTPEQLLVTDHNGVVILTSRPEWRFRSTRILSDTERSAITAILPYPTREPRPLNLSDSAWLTQTVDIAETGWSVSILAPRTLIDRPVRTVVAIGGATLLVVMLLLGLMMQRRRHYLERIAFEAKARRELEGRVAERTSDLEGLNRRLKQEVLEREQAQQELVRAQDDLVQAGKLSALGTMSASISHELNQPLAAIRSYAENAEVLLDHQRTDDARGNLKLISELTGRMASIIAHLRAFARRDRHAPESVALQPALDDALALLAKRRRSMEVELIRDLPAATLWVEAGETRLRQVLGNLLANALDALTEKGPPRKLWLSAESTAEGVNLYIRDNGPGFCMEALGRASEPFYTTKTRTQGLGLGLAICETLMRAFGGELSFANHKQGGALITLRLRAGAPGVSLQPSEDRSA, encoded by the coding sequence ATGAAACCTACCCTTCCCCGCAGACCCCGCTGGCGCAGCCTCGCCCTGCTGGCGCTGTGCCTGGCGCCGCTACTGTGGCCGCTGGAGCATCTGGCCGAGCGCTATTACCGCAGTGAACTGGCCGGACAAAACCGCCAGACCCTCGACCTCTACGTCGCCAACCTGCTGGGCACCCTGCACCGCTATGAAGTGTTGCCGCAGATCCTCGGCGACCTGCCGGCCCTGCGCGCCGTGCTCGGTGCACCGGACGACGGTGTCACCCAGGGCAACGCCAATCGCCTGCTGAAAAACATCGCCGCACAGACCGGCGCCGAGGTCATGTACCTGATGGACACCAGCGGCCAGACTCTCGCGGCGTCGAACTGGGACAAACACGACAGCTTCGTCGGGCGCAATTTCGCTTTCCGTCCGTATTTCAGCGAAGCGATGGCCGGACGTCTGGGGCGTTTCTTCGGCCTCGGCACCACGTCGGCCAAACGCGGTTATTTCTTCGCCGCGGCGGTGCGCAACGGCGAAAAAATCATCGGCGTGCTGGTGATCAAAGTCGACCTCGATCACACCGAAAGCCTGTGGGGCAAAACCCCGGAACAACTGTTGGTGACCGACCACAACGGCGTGGTGATTCTCACCTCGCGCCCGGAATGGCGCTTTCGTTCAACCCGCATTTTGAGCGACACCGAGCGTTCGGCAATCACCGCCATCCTGCCTTATCCGACCCGCGAGCCACGTCCGCTGAACCTCAGCGACAGCGCCTGGCTGACCCAAACCGTCGATATCGCCGAAACCGGCTGGAGCGTCAGTATTCTTGCTCCGCGCACGCTGATCGACCGTCCGGTGCGCACCGTGGTCGCAATCGGCGGCGCCACGCTGTTGGTGGTGATGCTGTTGCTCGGGCTGATGATGCAGCGTCGCCGGCATTATCTGGAACGCATCGCCTTCGAGGCCAAGGCCCGGCGTGAACTGGAAGGTCGGGTGGCCGAGCGGACCAGCGATCTGGAAGGCCTCAACCGCCGACTCAAGCAGGAAGTGCTGGAGCGCGAACAGGCCCAGCAGGAGCTGGTCCGCGCTCAGGACGATCTGGTCCAGGCCGGCAAACTCTCGGCGCTGGGTACGATGTCGGCGAGTATCAGCCACGAGCTCAACCAGCCGCTGGCGGCGATCCGCAGCTATGCGGAAAACGCCGAAGTACTGCTCGATCATCAACGCACCGACGATGCTCGCGGCAACCTCAAACTGATCAGCGAACTGACCGGGCGCATGGCCTCGATCATCGCTCACCTGCGTGCCTTCGCCCGCCGCGACCGCCATGCCCCGGAAAGCGTGGCCCTGCAACCGGCGCTGGACGATGCGCTGGCGTTGCTGGCCAAACGGCGCCGCAGTATGGAAGTCGAGCTGATCCGCGACCTGCCCGCCGCCACGCTGTGGGTCGAGGCCGGGGAAACCCGTTTGCGTCAGGTGCTCGGCAATCTGCTGGCCAACGCCCTCGATGCGCTGACCGAAAAAGGCCCGCCGCGCAAACTGTGGCTGAGTGCCGAATCCACCGCCGAGGGCGTCAATCTGTACATTCGCGACAACGGCCCGGGCTTTTGCATGGAAGCCCTCGGCCGCGCCAGCGAGCCCTTCTACACCACCAAGACCCGCACTCAGGGCCTTGGCCTGGGGCTGGCCATCTGTGAAACCCTGATGCGCGCCTTCGGCGGTGAACTGTCGTTCGCCAACCACAAGCAAGGTGGCGCCTTGATCACCCTGCGGCTGCGCGCCGGTGCGCCCGGGGTCAGCCTGCAACCGTCCGAGGATCGAAGTGCATGA
- the rfbC gene encoding dTDP-4-dehydrorhamnose 3,5-epimerase, with protein sequence MNVITTDLPGVLIIEPKVFGDERGFFYESFNAKAFQDATGLDTQFVQDNHSRSQKGVLRGLHYQLQNTQGKLVRVTAGEVLDVAVDIRRSSPHFGKWVAVRLSAENHRQLWVPEGFAHGFVVLSEFAEFLYKTTNYYDPSSERSIRWDDPALGIDWQLDEAPKLSAKDQVGALLKDADVFA encoded by the coding sequence ATGAATGTAATCACCACCGATCTGCCCGGTGTTCTGATCATCGAACCCAAGGTATTTGGTGACGAGCGCGGCTTCTTCTACGAGAGTTTCAATGCCAAGGCGTTCCAGGATGCAACCGGTCTGGACACTCAATTCGTTCAGGACAACCATTCGCGCTCGCAGAAAGGCGTGCTGCGCGGCCTGCATTACCAGCTGCAAAATACCCAGGGCAAACTGGTTCGGGTGACCGCCGGCGAAGTGCTCGATGTAGCCGTGGACATCCGTCGCAGCTCGCCGCACTTCGGCAAGTGGGTTGCTGTACGCCTGTCGGCCGAGAACCACCGTCAACTGTGGGTTCCGGAAGGCTTTGCCCATGGTTTCGTGGTGCTGAGCGAGTTCGCCGAATTCCTCTACAAGACTACCAACTACTACGATCCATCGTCCGAACGCAGCATTCGCTGGGACGACCCGGCTCTGGGCATCGACTGGCAACTGGACGAAGCGCCGAAGCTGTCGGCCAAGGATCAGGTCGGCGCACTGCTCAAGGACGCTGACGTCTTCGCCTGA
- a CDS encoding aminotransferase: MPLATLIHRASLPSPQVSEVQARQWLAEHYGLSGTLQALGSQQDLNYRVDTERGRFVLKICRGDYALVELQAQHAGLKYLAEHSSVHVPKVIPASNGEDLLSLEADGEPVHVRLLDYIEGQPLTHLEHLGHDVVAGFGRLCGEMDLALAGFDHPGLQRTLQWDARHASALISHLLPVIQDERQRALIAQAAEQAERRLQPLQDKLPVQAIHMDITDDNAVWQHDAKRHWQLQGVIDFGDLVRTWRITDLSVTCAALLHHAGGDPFVILPAVQAYHAVNPLQHEELLALWPLIVARAAVLVLSGEQQVSIDPGNTYSRDNLGHEWEIFHVATSVPLALMEAAILTSVGQRLPTVGSEGFAPLLPELVGREFALIDLGVLSPHFEAGNWEQEGIDQRLLTEAAATHGLAASRYGQYRLSQTRPDSAVEPETFPLHVELRVPQGSAVEAPFAGVLHHAADGVLQLDGPQLSVRLWGVNASLHSGAALVKGQVLGSVDGPLKVQLSRVASLDAPLFCSPARAAAWQALCPSPATLLGLACDAEPELDAKTLLERRDASFARTQKHYYVDPPRIERGWRNHLIDMQGRSYLDMLNNVAVLGHGHPRMAQVAARQWSLLNTNSRFNYAAVAQFSERLLKLAPEGMDRVFLVNSGSEANDLAIRLAWAYSGGRDMLSVLEAYHGWTVGADAVSTSVADNPRALESRPDWVHPVTAPNIYRGEFRGLDSAPDYVRSVEAQLAHIAAQERQLAGFICEPVYGNAGGISLPPGYLKQVYALVRAQGGVCIADEVQVGYGRMGHFFWGFEEQGVVPDIITMAKGMGNGQPLGAVITRREIAEALEAEGYFFSSAGGSPVSCQVGMAVLDVMEEEKLWENAQVVGGHFKTRLEALIDKHPLVGAVHGSGFYLGVELIRNRETLEPATEETTLLCDRLRELGIFMQPTGDDLNILKIKPPMVTSRRSVDFFVDTLDRVLEEGL, encoded by the coding sequence ATGCCGCTCGCCACGTTGATTCATCGCGCCAGTTTGCCCAGCCCGCAGGTTTCTGAAGTGCAGGCCCGGCAGTGGTTGGCCGAACATTACGGGCTCAGCGGCACGCTACAGGCGCTGGGCAGTCAGCAGGATCTGAATTATCGGGTCGACACTGAACGTGGGCGCTTTGTCCTGAAAATCTGCCGCGGCGACTATGCACTTGTGGAGTTGCAGGCTCAGCATGCAGGCCTCAAGTACCTTGCCGAGCATTCGTCGGTGCACGTGCCCAAAGTGATCCCGGCCAGTAACGGCGAGGATCTGTTGTCGCTGGAAGCCGACGGCGAGCCGGTGCACGTGCGGTTGCTGGACTACATCGAAGGCCAGCCGCTGACTCATCTTGAGCATTTGGGCCATGACGTGGTGGCCGGATTCGGTCGGTTGTGTGGCGAGATGGACCTGGCCCTGGCCGGCTTCGATCACCCGGGCCTTCAGCGCACGCTGCAATGGGACGCCCGCCACGCCAGTGCGCTGATCAGCCATCTGCTGCCGGTGATTCAGGATGAGCGCCAGCGCGCCTTGATCGCGCAAGCCGCCGAACAGGCCGAACGTCGCTTGCAGCCGTTGCAGGACAAGCTGCCGGTGCAGGCGATCCACATGGACATCACCGACGATAACGCTGTCTGGCAACACGATGCCAAGCGTCATTGGCAATTGCAGGGCGTGATCGACTTCGGTGATCTGGTGCGCACCTGGCGTATCACCGATCTGTCGGTGACGTGCGCGGCGCTGCTGCACCATGCCGGCGGTGATCCGTTTGTGATTCTGCCGGCGGTGCAGGCCTATCACGCGGTCAATCCGCTGCAACATGAGGAGTTGCTGGCGTTGTGGCCGTTGATCGTGGCGCGGGCGGCGGTGCTGGTGCTCAGTGGCGAGCAACAGGTCAGCATCGATCCGGGTAATACCTATAGTCGCGACAACCTTGGCCACGAATGGGAAATTTTCCACGTGGCCACTTCTGTACCCCTGGCGCTGATGGAAGCGGCGATCCTCACGTCAGTCGGCCAGCGTCTGCCGACGGTCGGCAGCGAGGGTTTTGCGCCACTGTTGCCAGAGCTGGTCGGGCGCGAATTTGCGCTGATCGACCTTGGTGTCCTGAGTCCGCATTTCGAGGCGGGCAACTGGGAGCAGGAGGGTATCGATCAACGACTGCTGACTGAAGCCGCTGCCACGCATGGCCTGGCGGCCAGTCGTTACGGGCAATATCGCTTGTCGCAGACGCGGCCCGACAGTGCCGTCGAACCGGAGACTTTCCCGCTGCACGTTGAGTTGCGCGTGCCGCAGGGCTCGGCGGTGGAAGCGCCGTTTGCCGGTGTGCTGCATCACGCGGCGGATGGTGTGCTGCAACTCGACGGACCACAGCTCAGCGTGCGCCTATGGGGCGTGAACGCCTCGCTGCACAGCGGCGCGGCGCTGGTCAAAGGTCAGGTGCTGGGTTCGGTCGACGGTCCGTTGAAGGTGCAGTTGAGCCGCGTTGCATCGCTGGATGCGCCATTGTTCTGCAGTCCTGCGCGCGCTGCAGCGTGGCAGGCCCTGTGTCCATCGCCAGCCACTTTGCTGGGTCTGGCCTGCGATGCCGAACCCGAGCTGGATGCGAAAACCTTGCTCGAACGACGCGACGCCAGTTTCGCCCGCACGCAAAAACATTATTACGTCGACCCGCCGCGCATCGAGCGTGGCTGGCGTAATCACCTGATCGACATGCAGGGCCGTTCCTATCTCGACATGCTCAACAACGTTGCAGTGCTCGGCCATGGTCATCCGCGCATGGCTCAGGTGGCGGCGCGACAGTGGTCGCTGCTCAACACCAACTCGCGTTTCAACTATGCAGCCGTGGCGCAGTTCTCCGAACGCTTGCTGAAGCTGGCGCCGGAAGGCATGGATCGGGTGTTTCTGGTCAACAGTGGCAGCGAGGCCAACGACCTGGCGATCCGTCTGGCATGGGCCTACAGCGGTGGCCGCGACATGCTCAGCGTGCTGGAGGCCTATCACGGCTGGACGGTCGGCGCCGATGCGGTGTCGACGTCGGTTGCCGATAACCCTCGTGCTCTGGAAAGTCGTCCGGACTGGGTGCATCCAGTCACCGCGCCGAACATCTATCGCGGTGAGTTCCGTGGCCTCGATTCTGCGCCGGATTATGTACGCAGCGTCGAAGCGCAACTGGCGCATATCGCCGCGCAGGAGCGCCAATTGGCCGGTTTCATCTGTGAACCGGTGTACGGCAATGCCGGCGGGATTTCCCTGCCGCCCGGTTATCTGAAACAGGTCTATGCGCTGGTACGTGCGCAGGGCGGGGTGTGCATCGCCGACGAAGTGCAGGTCGGTTACGGGCGCATGGGCCACTTCTTCTGGGGCTTCGAAGAGCAGGGCGTGGTGCCGGACATCATCACCATGGCCAAGGGCATGGGCAACGGCCAGCCGCTCGGCGCCGTTATTACGCGTCGGGAAATCGCCGAGGCGCTGGAAGCTGAAGGCTATTTCTTCTCGTCGGCCGGCGGCAGTCCGGTGAGCTGCCAGGTCGGTATGGCGGTGCTGGATGTGATGGAAGAAGAAAAGCTCTGGGAAAACGCCCAGGTGGTTGGCGGGCATTTCAAGACGCGGCTGGAGGCGTTGATCGATAAACACCCGCTGGTCGGCGCGGTGCATGGTTCCGGGTTCTATCTGGGGGTAGAGCTGATCCGCAACCGCGAGACGCTGGAGCCGGCCACCGAGGAGACCACGTTGTTGTGCGATCGCCTGCGCGAGCTGGGGATCTTCATGCAACCGACCGGGGATGACCTGAACATTCTCAAGATCAAACCGCCGATGGTCACGTCGCGGCGCAGTGTGGACTTCTTTGTCGACACGCTGGATCGGGTGCTCGAGGAAGGTCTGTAA